A stretch of Deferribacterota bacterium DNA encodes these proteins:
- the gcvPA gene encoding aminomethyl-transferring glycine dehydrogenase subunit GcvPA produces MKYIPHTEEDINEMLKTIKVESINDLFNNIPNDAKFKSIPKIPKSLNEFELLKYTSSIASKNITPLKGGSFFIGAGRYFHYIPEVIPTLISRGEFSTCYTPYQAEVSQGTLQSIYEYQTLICNLFNMEIANASLYDGASAFAEALFMAYRLSKKNKIYIAASIHPFYKEVAYTYLRPLDIDIIELDYKKDGTVNFGRIKNEDVCAIAIQSPNFFGVIEHFEELKDIKNKINALSIVTFTEPIAYGLLKPPGDFDVDIVCGEGQSLGLPPAFGGPSLGIFTTKYKYVRSIPGRLVGKTVDKEGKRAFCLTLTTREQHIRREKATSNICTNENLCALVANIYLSYMGKKGLEYISKQNYNKMCYLKDNLVRLGFKETFKSPTFNEFVLKAPKKFKKIQNKLKKKHIFAGINLKYFGLELEDHYLFTVTELNSKNEIDLLISEVKDGLK; encoded by the coding sequence ATGAAATACATCCCACATACCGAAGAAGATATAAATGAAATGCTAAAAACAATCAAGGTTGAAAGCATTAATGATCTATTTAACAATATACCTAATGATGCTAAATTTAAAAGCATCCCAAAAATACCAAAATCATTAAATGAGTTTGAACTTTTAAAATATACTTCTTCTATTGCCTCAAAGAATATAACCCCTCTTAAAGGGGGTTCTTTCTTTATAGGAGCAGGACGCTATTTTCATTATATACCTGAGGTTATCCCCACTCTAATTTCTAGGGGTGAATTCTCAACTTGCTATACCCCTTATCAGGCTGAGGTTAGCCAAGGAACACTTCAATCAATTTATGAATATCAAACATTAATTTGCAATCTATTTAACATGGAGATTGCAAATGCTTCTCTCTATGACGGGGCAAGTGCTTTTGCTGAAGCTTTGTTTATGGCTTATAGGTTGTCGAAAAAAAATAAAATATACATAGCAGCCTCAATCCATCCTTTTTATAAAGAGGTTGCCTATACATACCTTAGACCCCTTGATATTGATATAATAGAGCTTGATTATAAAAAAGATGGTACTGTAAATTTTGGTAGAATCAAAAATGAAGATGTGTGTGCAATTGCAATTCAATCGCCAAATTTCTTTGGTGTAATAGAGCATTTTGAAGAGTTAAAAGATATAAAAAATAAAATAAATGCCCTATCAATTGTAACATTCACCGAACCAATAGCTTACGGCCTTTTAAAGCCACCTGGTGATTTTGATGTTGATATAGTATGCGGTGAGGGGCAAAGTTTGGGCCTTCCACCAGCATTTGGTGGTCCTTCTCTTGGTATTTTTACTACAAAATATAAATATGTTAGGTCAATCCCCGGTCGCCTAGTTGGTAAAACAGTTGATAAAGAGGGCAAGAGAGCATTTTGTTTAACACTTACTACAAGGGAACAACACATAAGACGTGAGAAAGCTACCTCAAATATATGTACAAATGAGAATTTATGTGCTTTAGTAGCAAACATTTATCTCTCTTATATGGGCAAAAAGGGGTTAGAGTATATATCAAAACAAAATTATAACAAAATGTGTTATCTAAAAGATAATTTAGTCAGATTAGGTTTTAAAGAGACTTTTAAATCTCCAACCTTTAATGAGTTTGTACTTAAAGCACCCAAAAAATTTAAAAAAATTCAAAATAAACTAAAGAAAAAACATATCTTTGCTGGCATAAATTTAAAGTATTTTGGTTTAGAACTAGAAGATCACTATCTATTTACAGTAACTGAATTAAATTCTAAGAATGAGATAGATCTGTTAATCAGTGAGGTTAAAGATGGACTCAAATAA
- the gcvH gene encoding glycine cleavage system protein GcvH: MDNFDKLQFLDDLYYSKDHEWLKKVDDYFLLGVTDYAQDQLGDVVYVELPEINKRYKKNEVISTLESVKTVSEVYSPVECTVIEVNEELTDKPELINKDPYNKGFIAKVKIANTKELDDLLDKNQYINLIKGQSQ, from the coding sequence ATGGATAATTTTGACAAATTACAATTTTTAGATGATTTATATTACTCTAAAGACCATGAATGGCTAAAAAAGGTTGATGATTATTTCCTTTTAGGTGTCACAGATTATGCACAAGATCAATTAGGGGATGTTGTATATGTTGAATTGCCTGAAATAAATAAAAGGTATAAAAAAAATGAGGTGATTTCTACACTAGAGTCAGTAAAAACAGTCAGTGAAGTATATTCGCCTGTAGAATGCACAGTTATTGAGGTTAATGAAGAGTTAACAGACAAACCAGAATTGATAAACAAAGACCCTTATAACAAGGGATTTATTGCAAAGGTTAAAATAGCTAACACAAAAGAACTAGACGATTTACTTGATAAAAATCAATACATTAATTTAATAAAAGGACAATCTCAATGA